Proteins encoded within one genomic window of Mya arenaria isolate MELC-2E11 chromosome 13, ASM2691426v1:
- the LOC128213976 gene encoding radial spoke head 10 homolog B-like isoform X1, with product MATKGDGKGKKGEKRSAKKLDDALINLGQEETSPQEESEHTEMQEMPVESTQPKAPSPEPVYDEPVLSELIVEGYTGDKERGVYHGDGEAIFSGGHEYKGQFAEGFMHGRGKYKWMDGVTYEGEFMRNQVTGKGIYQWPDGSSYEGDVVCGKRHGVGMFKCRNSSMSYNGDWAMGKRHGKGRMDYDSEGKSYYEGDWVNNVRHGWGTRQYPSGNVYQGMWFNNVRHGEGTMKWIDRDQIYTGQWENGIQHGVGQHIWLLRRVHGSQYPLRNMYDGDFVNGLRHGFGTFYYANGAKYGGGWKNNMKHGKGKFTFKNGRIYEGMFERDHIVEYPEFTMDGTSSPDLSNIRTRTPLPMDNVSVHSNESRNTVSPSFQLDLDYLLNEFVEADRDDEASQVLFVITRHISSLRRIYSYYSSLGHEESPDNTFVMNKMQFWRFLKDTRLHHKEKTLTDMDRMLIHKKTPEEVHSPHERILQRQFINNLIVLAFHLYRKEHPGTTPKLAWCMSRLISDHILRYACNVKGHFYYEQRRAGNALVYLDQTYEIFTSICTHRSQPPNDAAFKMREFLYMIKDLKLINNDLTAKDVIEVMAKDDPNVSDGEGSYNLELEMCFLEFFEALIGCAERYVTEAVVKDPNTPRPSTSVTKDESLYSIPGSPSRLTSHGGLDEQSVVQGTPRDAQSPETGSPTRAVSSADGTTKTGGEGTTSKHQLLPSISNVTGAASDGGHGDAQSRHESAKDANTGDEKHKSSSFVSTNTTEEDKLVQSTVSIEGHTLGGQTEDDLEGQTHVPIILIPLEEEEEYKGMLKSDVEDELEEELDEETRQFNFWTHQIHIFFVRKFLPAAENMIRLKNAVQKRLQVEEAEKSKSCLESRTELVEPSQVTLEERTQA from the exons ATGGCAACTAAAGGTGACGGAAAAGGGAAAAAGGGTGAGAAAAGGAGCGCAAAAAAGCTCGACGATGCCCTCATAAATCTCGGACAGGAGGAGACATCACCTCAAGAGGAATCAGAGCATACCGAAATGCAAGAAATGCCTGTTGAATCTACCCAACCAAAAGCTCCATCACCTGAGCCAGTTTATGATGAACCTGTACTTTCAGAGTTAATTGTGGAGGG CTACACAGGCGATAAAGAAAGGGGTGTATACCATGGGGATGGTGAGGCAATATTCTCCGGAGGGCACGAGTACAAAGGGCAGTTTGCAGAAGGCTTTATGCATGGCCGAGGCAAATACAAGTGGATGGATGGTGTCACATATGAG GGGGAGTTCATGAGAAACCAGGTGACTGGGAAAGGCATTTATCAGTGGCCAGATGGAAG CTCTTATGAGGGAGATGTGGTGTGTGGAAAACGACACGGGGTTGGAATGTTCAAGTGTCGCAACAGTTCCATGTCTTACAATGGTGACTGGGCAATGGGCAAGAGACATGGCAAG GGTCGTATGGATTATGACTCGGAAGGAAAGTCTTATTATGAAGGTGACTGGGTAAATAATGTCCGTCACGGATGGGGAACTCGCCAGTACCCTAGTGGGAATGTCTACCAGGGCATGTGGTTTAATAATGTGAGACACGGGGAGGGGACTATGAAGTGGATTGACCGAGATCAGATATACACTGGACAGTGGGAAAATGGCATTCAG CATGGTGTGGGCCAGCACATTTGGTTGTTACGGAGAGTGCATGGATCACAATACCCGCTACGGAACATGTACGACGGAGACTTTGTCAATGGCCTTCGACATGGGTTTGGCACTTTCTACTATGCAAATGGCGCCAAATACGGGGGAGGCTGGAAAAACAATATGAAGCATGGCAAG GGTAAATTcactttcaaaaatggccgTATCTACGAGGGTATGTTTGAACGAGACCATATCGTAGAGTACCCAGAATTCACCATGGACGGCACATCCTCACCTGACCTTTCCAACATCCGCACTCGGACACCACTGCCCATGG ACAATGTATCTGTGCACAGCAACGAAAGTCGTAACACAGTGAGTCCAAGCTTCCAGCTCGACCTAGACTACCTGCTGAATGAATTTGTCGAGGCTGATCGGGATGATGAGGCTAGCCAGGTGCTCTTTGTTATCACGCGACACATCTCCAGTCTTCGCAGAATTTACAG TTACTACAGTTCGCTGGGTCACGAGGAGAGCCCAGATAACACGTTTGTAATGAACAAGATGCAGTTCTGGCGCTTCCTGAAGGACACACGCCTACACCACAAGGAAAAGACCCTCACAGATATGGACAGAATGCTGA TTCACAAGAAGACCCCCGAGGAAGTCCACAGTCCCCATGAGCGAATCCTACAGCGCCAGTTTATCAACAACCTTATTGTTTTGGCCTTCCATCTCTACAGAAAGGAACACCC GGGAACAACACCAAAGCTGGCCTGGTGCATGTCGAGGCTCATCTCTGACCACATACTCAGATACGCCTGCAACGTCAAAG GACATTTCTACTACGAGCAACGACGGGCAGGCAATGCCCTTGTGTACCTCGACCAGACATACGAGATATTCACCTCCATCTGTACTCACAGATCT CAACCTCCGAATGATGCAGCTTTTAAGATGAGAGAATTCTTATACATGATCAAG GATCTAAAGTTGATAAACAATGACCTGACAGCCAAGGATGTGATAGAAGTGATGGCCAAGGATGATCCAAATGTATCTGACGGGGAAGGCAGCTACAATTTGGAACTGGAG ATGTGTTTCCTTGAATTCTTTGAGGCCCTGATAGGCTGTGCAGAACGTTACGTTACAGAGGCTGTAGTAAAGGACCCAAATACCCCCCGCCCCTCAACAAGTGTGACAAAGGATGAAAGCTTGTACTCCATTCCTGGGTCACCCTCTAGGCTTACAAGCCAT GGTGGTCTAGATGAGCAGTCAGTAGTCCAGGGTACACCACGTGATGCACAGTCACCGGAGACCGGCTCTCCAACCCGGGCTGTGTCCTCTGCTGACGGCACAACCAAAACTGGAGGGGAGGGGACTACATCAAAG CACCAGCTTCTCCCATCCATCTCCAACGTGACTGGAGCAGCCTCAGATGGTGGGCACGGAGATGCACAGAGCAGGCATGAGTCTGCTAAAG ATGCAAATACAGGCGATGAGAAGCACAAGAGTTCTTCATTCGTCAGCACAAACACCACCGAGGAAGACAAGCTTGTTCAGAGCACAGTGTCCATCGAAGGACATACATTGGGTGGACAGACAGAGGACGATCTGGAGGGGCAGACACATG TTCCAATAATTCTCATACCGTTGGAAGAAGAGGAAGAATATAAAGGAATGCTAAAGTCAG ATGTAGAGGATGAACTAGAGGAAGAGTTAGATGAAGAAACTCGCCAGTTCAACTTCTGGACGCACCAGATCCACATCTTTTTTGTCCGCAAGTTTCTACCTGCTGCTGAAAACATGATCCGCCTGAAAAATGCTGTACAGAAGAGGCTTCAG GTTGAGGAAGCAGAGAAGAGCAAGTCTTGCCTGGAATCCAGAACTGAGCTGGTCGAACCAAGCCAAGTAACTTTGGAGGAGAGGACGCAGGCATAA
- the LOC128213976 gene encoding radial spoke head 10 homolog B-like isoform X2 produces MATKGDGKGKKGEKRSAKKLDDALINLGQEETSPQEESEHTEMQEMPVESTQPKAPSPEPVYDEPVLSELIVEGYTGDKERGVYHGDGEAIFSGGHEYKGQFAEGFMHGRGKYKWMDGVTYEGEFMRNQVTGKGIYQWPDGSSYEGDVVCGKRHGVGMFKCRNSSMSYNGDWAMGKRHGKGRMDYDSEGKSYYEGDWVNNVRHGWGTRQYPSGNVYQGMWFNNVRHGEGTMKWIDRDQIYTGQWENGIQHGVGQHIWLLRRVHGSQYPLRNMYDGDFVNGLRHGFGTFYYANGAKYGGGWKNNMKHGKGKFTFKNGRIYEGMFERDHIVEYPEFTMDGTSSPDLSNIRTRTPLPMDNVSVHSNESRNTVSPSFQLDLDYLLNEFVEADRDDEASQVLFVITRHISSLRRIYSYYSSLGHEESPDNTFVMNKMQFWRFLKDTRLHHKEKTLTDMDRMLIHKKTPEEVHSPHERILQRQFINNLIVLAFHLYRKEHPGTTPKLAWCMSRLISDHILRYACNVKGHFYYEQRRAGNALVYLDQTYEIFTSICTHRSQPPNDAAFKMREFLYMIKDLKLINNDLTAKDVIEVMAKDDPNVSDGEGSYNLELEMCFLEFFEALIGCAERYVTEAVVKDPNTPRPSTSVTKDESLYSIPGSPSRLTSHGGLDEQSVVQGTPRDAQSPETGSPTRAVSSADGTTKTGGEGTTSKHQLLPSISNVTGAASDGGHGDAQSRHESAKDANTGDEKHKSSSFVSTNTTEEDKLVQSTVSIEGHTLGGQTEDDLEGQTHDVEDELEEELDEETRQFNFWTHQIHIFFVRKFLPAAENMIRLKNAVQKRLQVEEAEKSKSCLESRTELVEPSQVTLEERTQA; encoded by the exons ATGGCAACTAAAGGTGACGGAAAAGGGAAAAAGGGTGAGAAAAGGAGCGCAAAAAAGCTCGACGATGCCCTCATAAATCTCGGACAGGAGGAGACATCACCTCAAGAGGAATCAGAGCATACCGAAATGCAAGAAATGCCTGTTGAATCTACCCAACCAAAAGCTCCATCACCTGAGCCAGTTTATGATGAACCTGTACTTTCAGAGTTAATTGTGGAGGG CTACACAGGCGATAAAGAAAGGGGTGTATACCATGGGGATGGTGAGGCAATATTCTCCGGAGGGCACGAGTACAAAGGGCAGTTTGCAGAAGGCTTTATGCATGGCCGAGGCAAATACAAGTGGATGGATGGTGTCACATATGAG GGGGAGTTCATGAGAAACCAGGTGACTGGGAAAGGCATTTATCAGTGGCCAGATGGAAG CTCTTATGAGGGAGATGTGGTGTGTGGAAAACGACACGGGGTTGGAATGTTCAAGTGTCGCAACAGTTCCATGTCTTACAATGGTGACTGGGCAATGGGCAAGAGACATGGCAAG GGTCGTATGGATTATGACTCGGAAGGAAAGTCTTATTATGAAGGTGACTGGGTAAATAATGTCCGTCACGGATGGGGAACTCGCCAGTACCCTAGTGGGAATGTCTACCAGGGCATGTGGTTTAATAATGTGAGACACGGGGAGGGGACTATGAAGTGGATTGACCGAGATCAGATATACACTGGACAGTGGGAAAATGGCATTCAG CATGGTGTGGGCCAGCACATTTGGTTGTTACGGAGAGTGCATGGATCACAATACCCGCTACGGAACATGTACGACGGAGACTTTGTCAATGGCCTTCGACATGGGTTTGGCACTTTCTACTATGCAAATGGCGCCAAATACGGGGGAGGCTGGAAAAACAATATGAAGCATGGCAAG GGTAAATTcactttcaaaaatggccgTATCTACGAGGGTATGTTTGAACGAGACCATATCGTAGAGTACCCAGAATTCACCATGGACGGCACATCCTCACCTGACCTTTCCAACATCCGCACTCGGACACCACTGCCCATGG ACAATGTATCTGTGCACAGCAACGAAAGTCGTAACACAGTGAGTCCAAGCTTCCAGCTCGACCTAGACTACCTGCTGAATGAATTTGTCGAGGCTGATCGGGATGATGAGGCTAGCCAGGTGCTCTTTGTTATCACGCGACACATCTCCAGTCTTCGCAGAATTTACAG TTACTACAGTTCGCTGGGTCACGAGGAGAGCCCAGATAACACGTTTGTAATGAACAAGATGCAGTTCTGGCGCTTCCTGAAGGACACACGCCTACACCACAAGGAAAAGACCCTCACAGATATGGACAGAATGCTGA TTCACAAGAAGACCCCCGAGGAAGTCCACAGTCCCCATGAGCGAATCCTACAGCGCCAGTTTATCAACAACCTTATTGTTTTGGCCTTCCATCTCTACAGAAAGGAACACCC GGGAACAACACCAAAGCTGGCCTGGTGCATGTCGAGGCTCATCTCTGACCACATACTCAGATACGCCTGCAACGTCAAAG GACATTTCTACTACGAGCAACGACGGGCAGGCAATGCCCTTGTGTACCTCGACCAGACATACGAGATATTCACCTCCATCTGTACTCACAGATCT CAACCTCCGAATGATGCAGCTTTTAAGATGAGAGAATTCTTATACATGATCAAG GATCTAAAGTTGATAAACAATGACCTGACAGCCAAGGATGTGATAGAAGTGATGGCCAAGGATGATCCAAATGTATCTGACGGGGAAGGCAGCTACAATTTGGAACTGGAG ATGTGTTTCCTTGAATTCTTTGAGGCCCTGATAGGCTGTGCAGAACGTTACGTTACAGAGGCTGTAGTAAAGGACCCAAATACCCCCCGCCCCTCAACAAGTGTGACAAAGGATGAAAGCTTGTACTCCATTCCTGGGTCACCCTCTAGGCTTACAAGCCAT GGTGGTCTAGATGAGCAGTCAGTAGTCCAGGGTACACCACGTGATGCACAGTCACCGGAGACCGGCTCTCCAACCCGGGCTGTGTCCTCTGCTGACGGCACAACCAAAACTGGAGGGGAGGGGACTACATCAAAG CACCAGCTTCTCCCATCCATCTCCAACGTGACTGGAGCAGCCTCAGATGGTGGGCACGGAGATGCACAGAGCAGGCATGAGTCTGCTAAAG ATGCAAATACAGGCGATGAGAAGCACAAGAGTTCTTCATTCGTCAGCACAAACACCACCGAGGAAGACAAGCTTGTTCAGAGCACAGTGTCCATCGAAGGACATACATTGGGTGGACAGACAGAGGACGATCTGGAGGGGCAGACACATG ATGTAGAGGATGAACTAGAGGAAGAGTTAGATGAAGAAACTCGCCAGTTCAACTTCTGGACGCACCAGATCCACATCTTTTTTGTCCGCAAGTTTCTACCTGCTGCTGAAAACATGATCCGCCTGAAAAATGCTGTACAGAAGAGGCTTCAG GTTGAGGAAGCAGAGAAGAGCAAGTCTTGCCTGGAATCCAGAACTGAGCTGGTCGAACCAAGCCAAGTAACTTTGGAGGAGAGGACGCAGGCATAA